Proteins from a single region of Butyrivibrio fibrisolvens:
- a CDS encoding phosphopantetheine-binding protein: MDENFISILSEIKEDVDFENETALIDDGILDSFDILQIISALNEEYDISIPASEIVPDNFNSAKSLWAMVERLQDED, encoded by the coding sequence ATGGATGAGAATTTTATTAGTATTTTAAGTGAGATAAAAGAAGATGTGGATTTCGAAAATGAGACAGCACTCATTGATGACGGAATCCTTGATTCTTTTGATATTCTGCAGATTATCAGTGCGCTTAACGAAGAGTATGATATAAGCATACCTGCATCTGAGATTGTTCCTGATAACTTTAATAGTGCTAAGTCACTTTGGGCTATGGTTGAAAGACTTCAGGACGAGGACTGA
- a CDS encoding amino acid adenylation domain-containing protein — protein MQRSIIDWLLNSTKERPDAVAVSDPDKEYTYTELLNYSKNVAAKLLPYVKPCHAVAFYMEKSADGLCGMMGTAMIRGFYSFIDVRAPQARIDKMLEILEPDVIITDENFKDKAEVYSDKFKVVTIEELLTFKESESSDIENNAGKNNEVLFDATDVGFEVKERMLEALDTDPLYVNFTSGSTGVPKGVMVNHRSVIDFIDCFTDIFGINSDDTMGNQAPFDFDVSVKDIYSCLKVGARLQIIPRAYFSAPTTLMDYLVDNKVTVLVWAVSAMCFVSIMNGLGYKVPENIRMIMFSGEVMPSKHLNTWQKYIPDAEYINLYGPTEITCNCTYYRLPKGKILGDSETLPAGKAFPNEKVFLLDDEDNLVDETSVGTMGEICVGGTCVAVGYYKNPEKTAESFVQNPLNTAYPERIYRTGDIGKYDENGDLIYVSRKDFQIKHLGQRIELGEIENAATSIDGVTRACCLYDFKKKKLILCVTGSLDGREITSALREIVPQFMVPNKVVVLEEMPLNKNGKIDRTVLNSQYTAQ, from the coding sequence ATGCAAAGATCAATAATTGATTGGCTGTTAAATAGTACTAAAGAAAGACCTGATGCCGTTGCGGTATCTGATCCAGATAAGGAATACACATATACAGAGCTCTTGAACTATTCAAAGAATGTTGCGGCAAAGCTTCTGCCTTATGTAAAGCCTTGCCATGCAGTTGCTTTCTACATGGAGAAGAGCGCCGATGGTCTTTGTGGCATGATGGGAACTGCCATGATTCGTGGCTTCTATAGTTTTATAGATGTCAGAGCGCCTCAGGCGAGAATAGACAAGATGCTTGAGATCCTTGAACCGGATGTGATAATAACAGATGAGAACTTTAAGGATAAGGCAGAAGTTTATTCTGATAAATTCAAGGTAGTGACAATAGAAGAACTTTTAACTTTTAAAGAAAGTGAGAGTTCTGATATCGAAAATAATGCTGGTAAGAATAATGAAGTTCTTTTTGACGCTACTGATGTTGGCTTCGAAGTTAAGGAAAGAATGCTTGAAGCCCTTGACACGGATCCCTTATATGTCAATTTTACAAGCGGATCTACAGGTGTTCCAAAAGGCGTTATGGTCAATCACCGCAGTGTGATCGATTTTATTGACTGCTTCACAGATATTTTTGGAATTAATTCAGATGATACTATGGGCAATCAGGCTCCCTTTGATTTTGACGTATCTGTAAAAGATATATACAGCTGCCTCAAAGTCGGAGCAAGACTTCAGATCATCCCCCGTGCTTATTTCAGCGCACCTACAACTCTTATGGATTATCTTGTAGATAACAAGGTTACTGTTCTTGTATGGGCGGTTAGTGCCATGTGCTTTGTATCCATTATGAATGGACTTGGTTACAAGGTTCCTGAGAATATACGTATGATCATGTTTTCAGGAGAAGTTATGCCTTCAAAGCACCTTAATACCTGGCAGAAATATATCCCGGATGCTGAGTACATTAATCTTTACGGACCAACGGAGATTACATGTAACTGTACCTACTACAGGCTTCCTAAAGGAAAGATACTTGGAGATTCAGAGACACTTCCTGCAGGTAAGGCTTTTCCTAACGAGAAGGTATTTCTGTTAGATGATGAAGATAATCTTGTCGATGAGACTAGTGTAGGAACTATGGGAGAGATATGCGTAGGAGGAACCTGCGTTGCTGTAGGCTATTACAAGAATCCTGAAAAGACAGCAGAGTCTTTTGTCCAGAACCCGCTTAATACAGCTTATCCAGAGCGTATATACAGGACCGGAGATATCGGTAAGTATGATGAGAACGGTGATCTTATCTATGTTTCAAGAAAAGACTTCCAGATCAAGCACCTCGGTCAGCGCATAGAGCTTGGAGAAATTGAAAATGCAGCCACAAGCATAGATGGCGTAACAAGAGCGTGCTGCCTATATGATTTTAAGAAAAAGAAGCTGATCTTATGCGTTACAGGATCTTTGGATGGAAGAGAGATAACATCGGCTTTAAGGGAAATAGTGCCTCAGTTCATGGTTCCTAACAAGGTTGTGGTACTTGAAGAGATGCCGCTTAATAAAAATGGTAAGATAGATAGGACAGTACTAAACTCGCAATATACTGCTCAGTGA
- a CDS encoding MBOAT family O-acyltransferase, producing MEFYSLAFWGIIAIALVLYYTVMKSRQWICLLVFSVLYYGICGLSGVPYIIVTTLTTWFCGLMISRTVKKTKEKRKAPGLSRDEKKTIKNKGVFQKRIWLILDLAIVLMILACVKYLTVFEIFKVSGLILPLGISFYTFMAIAYIVDVYNEKYEPENNFFRLLLFLSFFPQVIQGPISRYDKLRSQYDMVHSWNGSTFKRAVWRFLFGALKKYAIADMLSGSISGIFDYGSEGLPGSLIVLGILMYSAQQYADFSGGIDMALAVSEMFGIELMPNFKRPYFATSLGDFWRRWHISLGAFMRDYVFYPFALLKFMQKFGKWCSKHFGKHFGRVLPAGIANILVFLLVGVWHGAEMHYVIWGLYNGLVIALSDICAPAFENINSKLKINASSKGMHIFRIVRTFIIVNIGWYFDRIYDFGDCIHCLHNTVTNWASFEFTRMFTQKVVDTVDSTAYLYGGYVIAVIGVIIVFVVSVLEEKGHDVKAMIMSRNLMFRSLIALVVILLILASFMLTTGTGGFMYANF from the coding sequence GTGGAATTTTATTCACTTGCATTCTGGGGCATTATCGCTATAGCTCTGGTATTGTATTATACAGTAATGAAAAGCAGGCAATGGATTTGCCTGCTTGTTTTCAGTGTTTTGTACTATGGTATCTGCGGACTTTCAGGTGTGCCTTATATTATCGTTACAACACTGACTACCTGGTTTTGCGGCCTCATGATATCACGTACGGTCAAAAAGACCAAAGAAAAAAGAAAAGCTCCGGGTTTATCCAGGGATGAGAAGAAGACCATTAAGAACAAGGGAGTATTCCAAAAGAGGATATGGCTAATACTTGACCTTGCTATAGTTCTAATGATACTTGCATGCGTTAAGTATCTTACAGTTTTTGAGATATTCAAAGTTTCAGGCCTTATTCTTCCTCTTGGAATATCTTTTTATACATTCATGGCGATAGCTTACATCGTTGATGTTTACAATGAAAAGTATGAGCCTGAGAATAATTTTTTCAGACTCCTTCTGTTTTTATCGTTTTTCCCTCAGGTAATTCAGGGACCTATAAGCAGGTATGATAAGCTCCGCTCCCAGTATGATATGGTTCATTCATGGAATGGAAGTACATTTAAAAGAGCTGTATGGCGTTTTCTTTTTGGCGCTTTGAAGAAATATGCCATAGCAGATATGCTATCAGGTTCTATATCCGGTATTTTTGATTATGGAAGTGAAGGGCTTCCGGGATCACTTATAGTGCTTGGTATTCTCATGTATTCAGCTCAGCAGTATGCAGATTTTTCCGGTGGAATAGATATGGCTCTTGCTGTTTCTGAAATGTTTGGTATAGAGCTTATGCCTAACTTTAAACGCCCGTATTTTGCAACGTCTCTTGGAGATTTCTGGCGTAGATGGCATATATCTCTTGGTGCTTTCATGAGAGATTATGTCTTTTATCCCTTTGCGCTTCTTAAGTTTATGCAGAAGTTTGGCAAGTGGTGCAGCAAACATTTTGGTAAGCATTTTGGACGCGTCCTTCCTGCAGGTATTGCAAATATTCTTGTATTCCTCCTTGTAGGTGTATGGCATGGCGCCGAGATGCATTATGTGATCTGGGGTCTATACAATGGCTTGGTGATCGCATTATCAGATATCTGTGCTCCGGCTTTTGAAAATATAAATAGTAAACTAAAGATAAACGCTTCATCAAAAGGAATGCATATTTTTAGGATCGTCAGGACTTTTATTATTGTTAATATAGGCTGGTACTTTGACAGAATATATGATTTCGGGGATTGCATTCATTGTTTGCACAATACTGTTACAAACTGGGCATCTTTTGAATTTACAAGAATGTTCACTCAGAAAGTTGTAGACACTGTTGACTCAACAGCATATCTTTATGGCGGATATGTTATTGCAGTTATAGGGGTAATTATAGTATTTGTGGTTAGTGTACTTGAAGAAAAAGGGCATGATGTAAAGGCTATGATAATGAGCAGAAACCTTATGTTCAGAAGTCTGATAGCTTTAGTAGTTATACTTCTTATACTTGCATCCTTCATGCTGACCACCGGCACAGGAGGATTTATGTATGCGAATTTCTAA
- a CDS encoding SGNH/GDSL hydrolase family protein: MSTNNSLSITSLIVSIALITGCTSPAFSSTGASTQSSSVNVISSTEPSQASSVSTQDPAAGSTVTASDNSSTQVTSAEPSEDAPVVTKDPYGGGNEPVPDGDLQLVFIGDSQFDRWRNSSTSISELVGEEMNALHYNLGVGGTCAGVERSQSGFNASNDQNDYEEANFTAICHMLRGEVSTERYSNILNQEFNMVLDAIKPELVDYYIIEYGYNDYYTAVDMYNEEDPYDEHTFYGALNQGIKLLKEISPNAHFIICTPCYCRFYNGSGKDMGDAYNVTKGLGSLAYYADYALKLADNIGARKLDAIGGGAFNLNSYTYKEYLEDSVHLSYRGRVVYAKALRRIILDDMGIYDSEGEGSIEVPLSIANY; encoded by the coding sequence ATGTCTACGAATAATAGTCTATCAATAACGTCTTTAATTGTTTCAATTGCCTTAATAACAGGTTGTACATCACCAGCTTTTTCAAGCACCGGAGCAAGCACACAGTCATCTTCTGTTAATGTAATATCTTCAACAGAGCCTTCACAGGCTTCATCAGTCAGCACGCAGGATCCAGCTGCAGGCTCAACAGTTACAGCTTCTGATAATTCAAGTACACAAGTTACTTCAGCCGAGCCAAGTGAAGACGCTCCTGTTGTTACCAAAGATCCTTACGGCGGCGGTAACGAGCCAGTTCCTGACGGCGATCTTCAACTTGTATTTATAGGTGACAGCCAGTTTGACAGATGGAGAAATTCAAGCACATCCATCTCAGAACTTGTTGGAGAAGAGATGAATGCTCTCCACTACAATCTTGGAGTTGGCGGAACCTGTGCGGGAGTTGAAAGATCACAAAGCGGTTTCAATGCCAGCAATGATCAGAACGACTACGAAGAAGCCAACTTCACTGCCATATGCCATATGTTAAGAGGTGAAGTCAGCACTGAACGTTATTCAAATATACTTAATCAGGAATTCAACATGGTTCTTGATGCTATCAAGCCTGAATTAGTTGACTATTACATTATCGAATATGGTTATAACGATTACTACACAGCTGTAGATATGTACAACGAAGAGGATCCTTATGATGAGCACACCTTCTATGGTGCACTTAACCAAGGAATAAAGCTCCTCAAAGAAATATCTCCAAATGCTCATTTCATCATCTGTACACCTTGTTATTGCAGATTCTATAACGGTTCCGGTAAAGATATGGGAGATGCATATAATGTCACTAAAGGACTTGGTTCTCTTGCATACTATGCTGACTATGCACTCAAACTTGCTGATAATATAGGTGCCAGAAAGCTCGATGCAATAGGCGGCGGTGCATTTAATCTCAATTCCTATACCTACAAGGAATACCTTGAAGATAGCGTTCACTTATCATACAGGGGACGAGTTGTGTATGCAAAAGCACTACGACGAATCATTCTTGATGATATGGGAATATACGATTCCGAAGGAGAAGGATCTATTGAGGTCCCGCTTTCAATAGCAAACTACTAA
- a CDS encoding GNAT family protein, which produces MDANIKIEGEKIFLTPMTLDDAEIFVKWRNSDYVMSRFFIKEPFTVEGQRNWIKNKVMTDEVAQFVVWDKADNVKIGSTYLINFDRANKKCEYGMLIGEEQYAGGGRGSEMARLTSDFGLQELGFNKVYCRIMADNIASVKACEKGGFSIEGLFKEDIWAEGQPLDEYFLAKFKNQ; this is translated from the coding sequence ATGGACGCAAATATAAAAATAGAAGGTGAGAAGATTTTCCTTACCCCAATGACTTTAGATGACGCTGAAATCTTTGTAAAATGGCGTAACAGCGACTATGTTATGTCACGCTTTTTCATCAAAGAACCTTTTACTGTAGAGGGTCAGCGTAACTGGATAAAGAATAAGGTCATGACTGATGAAGTTGCTCAGTTTGTTGTATGGGACAAAGCTGACAATGTAAAAATCGGAAGTACATATCTGATAAATTTTGACAGGGCCAATAAAAAATGTGAATATGGCATGCTCATCGGAGAAGAACAGTATGCCGGTGGTGGTCGCGGTTCAGAAATGGCACGTCTTACTTCTGACTTCGGTCTTCAAGAATTAGGTTTTAATAAGGTATATTGCAGGATCATGGCAGACAACATTGCTTCAGTTAAAGCCTGCGAAAAAGGCGGTTTCAGTATTGAAGGCCTTTTCAAAGAAGATATCTGGGCAGAAGGCCAGCCTTTAGACGAATACTTTTTAGCTAAATTTAAAAATCAATAA
- a CDS encoding IS30 family transposase, with protein MAKNAHLTLDDRSTIEVSLREGDSFTDIGRELGKDPSTIAKEIKNHIQYSRSGSYNPCAKRANCSLIGQACKPCKNPHHGICRRCSFRNCFEHCPDFVELTCRKLNKPPYVCNGCDTRHRCKLERHLYVAKAAQQEYESQRSESRQGIAITPTELKRIDAIISPLVKQGQSIHMICVNNGDDIMLDEKTIYNYIDAGLLSVDNIDLPRKVRYRVRSHKKPVRVDKQCHIGRTYEDFEAFLSANPDTAVVEMDSVEGRKGGKVLLTIYFRDSSLMLAFIRDANTAKSVKCIFNDLYEKLGHDVFTQLFPVILTDRGSEFTDPLAIEFNDNNERRTRIFYCDPQRSNQKGGCEVTHEMIRRVLPKGTSFDNLCQDDIYLMMSHINSYNRKKLNNQSSHQLFSFLHGENVLDTLNIKLIPANEINLTPLLLKK; from the coding sequence ATGGCTAAAAACGCACATCTAACTCTTGATGACAGATCTACTATCGAAGTATCCCTCCGAGAGGGAGATTCCTTTACTGATATAGGAAGAGAACTAGGAAAAGATCCCTCCACTATAGCAAAGGAAATAAAGAACCATATACAGTATTCCCGAAGTGGTAGTTACAACCCATGTGCCAAACGCGCTAATTGTTCACTAATAGGGCAGGCATGCAAGCCATGCAAAAATCCGCATCATGGCATTTGCAGGAGGTGCTCTTTCAGAAACTGCTTTGAGCATTGCCCTGATTTTGTGGAACTTACATGTCGCAAATTAAATAAACCTCCATATGTATGTAACGGCTGCGATACCCGCCATCGATGCAAGCTTGAACGACACCTGTATGTAGCAAAGGCTGCTCAACAAGAGTATGAATCCCAAAGGTCTGAAAGCCGGCAGGGAATCGCAATAACACCAACTGAATTGAAACGAATTGATGCGATCATTTCGCCACTTGTTAAGCAAGGTCAGTCAATACACATGATCTGTGTCAATAATGGAGATGACATAATGCTTGATGAAAAGACCATCTATAACTACATTGATGCCGGTCTCCTATCTGTGGACAACATAGATCTTCCTCGAAAAGTTCGTTACCGTGTTCGTTCTCATAAAAAACCTGTCAGAGTAGACAAGCAGTGCCACATAGGACGCACATATGAAGATTTTGAAGCATTTCTTTCAGCTAATCCAGATACAGCTGTTGTTGAAATGGATTCAGTAGAAGGTCGCAAAGGCGGAAAAGTATTACTGACTATATATTTTAGGGACAGTAGTTTGATGCTTGCCTTTATACGAGATGCTAATACTGCAAAATCTGTAAAGTGCATATTTAATGACCTTTATGAAAAGCTTGGTCATGATGTATTCACACAGCTTTTTCCTGTCATACTTACAGATCGTGGTAGCGAATTCACTGATCCGCTTGCCATAGAGTTTAATGACAATAATGAACGTAGAACCCGCATTTTCTATTGTGATCCACAACGATCTAATCAGAAGGGAGGTTGCGAAGTAACTCATGAGATGATACGTCGCGTTCTTCCTAAAGGCACATCGTTTGATAACCTGTGTCAAGATGACATTTATCTTATGATGAGTCACATAAATTCATACAATAGAAAAAAGCTGAACAACCAATCCTCACATCAGCTGTTCAGCTTCCTTCACGGTGAGAATGTACTTGATACCCTTAACATCAAGCTCATTCCTGCTAACGAGATAAATCTCACACCTCTGTTGCTGAAAAAGTAA
- a CDS encoding DegT/DnrJ/EryC1/StrS family aminotransferase, producing MKILANRMDLGFKMHQQEYEDAALHVLRSGWYILGKELESFEQEFASFHEKEIIDGDIDTCNCTGITGGADSNKLYCAGVASGLDALWIGIKMLGIGAGDEVIVQGNTYIASVMGITMNGATPIFVEPDENSQIDIDAIEKAITDKTKAVMVVHLYGQVTDIDRIVDICKKHNLYLIEDCAQAHGAKWNGQKVGTFGDVGCFSFYPTKNMGAFGDAGAIIAHDPKIIEDAKTYRNYGSHKHYYNKLVGANSRLDEMQAALLKVRLKYMDEITQERRKLATTYTEKIQNPEIITPVEIDNSYAVWHQYVIRCKHRDKLIDYLNEKEIGSIIHYPVPPHLQEAYKYLGHKEGDFPITEEYANEVLSIPMYNGMSDEEQMYVIDALNAFKA from the coding sequence ATGAAGATTTTAGCTAATAGAATGGATCTTGGCTTTAAAATGCACCAGCAGGAATATGAAGATGCAGCTCTTCACGTTCTTCGTTCTGGCTGGTATATTCTTGGTAAAGAGCTCGAAAGCTTTGAACAGGAATTTGCTTCTTTTCACGAGAAAGAGATTATAGATGGAGATATAGATACCTGTAATTGTACAGGCATAACAGGCGGTGCTGATAGTAATAAACTTTACTGCGCAGGCGTAGCTTCAGGTCTTGATGCTCTTTGGATAGGTATCAAGATGCTTGGTATTGGCGCAGGAGACGAAGTTATCGTTCAGGGCAATACATATATTGCAAGTGTTATGGGTATTACTATGAACGGTGCAACTCCAATATTCGTTGAACCCGATGAGAATTCTCAGATTGATATTGATGCTATAGAAAAGGCTATCACTGATAAGACCAAGGCTGTAATGGTAGTTCATCTTTATGGTCAGGTTACAGATATAGACAGAATTGTAGATATTTGCAAGAAGCATAATCTTTATCTTATAGAGGACTGTGCTCAGGCCCATGGAGCTAAGTGGAACGGACAGAAAGTTGGAACTTTTGGTGATGTAGGCTGTTTTTCTTTCTATCCAACCAAGAACATGGGAGCCTTCGGCGATGCAGGTGCTATTATCGCCCATGATCCTAAGATCATAGAGGATGCTAAGACATACCGCAATTACGGAAGCCATAAACATTATTACAATAAGCTGGTTGGAGCTAATTCAAGACTTGATGAGATGCAGGCAGCACTTCTGAAAGTAAGACTTAAATACATGGATGAGATCACACAGGAAAGAAGAAAGCTTGCTACAACATATACAGAGAAGATACAAAATCCTGAGATCATTACTCCGGTTGAAATTGATAACAGCTATGCTGTATGGCATCAGTATGTAATTAGATGTAAACACCGTGATAAGCTTATCGATTATCTTAATGAGAAAGAGATTGGAAGCATCATTCATTATCCTGTTCCGCCACATCTTCAGGAAGCATACAAATATCTGGGACATAAGGAAGGGGACTTCCCTATCACAGAAGAATATGCTAATGAAGTATTATCTATTCCTATGTACAATGGAATGTCAGATGAAGAGCAGATGTATGTAATTGATGCGTTGAATGCATTTAAGGCTTGA
- a CDS encoding glycosyltransferase family 2 protein, translated as MSKISIVVPVYWNSDTLDMLYEDMKTKILGQLGDYEIVFVDDGSGDNSWEVMNNIRERDPEHVVCVKLAHNFGEHAALLAGLSVCTGDCAVTKQADLQEDSTLILQLYESWKRGNKVVLAVRESRDENAVKKFFAGVYYYLVRKTINKEMPQGGCDCYLLDRQVIDTLEHMSEKNSSLTLQVMWAGYQSEKIYFHRLDRTVGKSRWTLAKKLKLVMDSLISFTYLPVRCMSYVGTIFFLASIVGIILVIREKLTVGTPIVGYASIMCVILLSAGLILLNLGILGEYIWRTLEESRKRPPFLIDVVRKSKDDKND; from the coding sequence TTGAGTAAGATATCAATTGTAGTACCGGTGTATTGGAATTCTGACACACTGGATATGCTGTATGAAGATATGAAGACCAAGATACTTGGGCAGCTTGGTGATTATGAGATCGTTTTTGTTGATGACGGATCAGGAGATAATTCCTGGGAAGTTATGAATAATATAAGAGAAAGAGATCCTGAACATGTTGTATGCGTTAAGCTTGCTCATAATTTTGGTGAGCATGCAGCACTTCTTGCAGGTCTTTCCGTATGTACCGGAGACTGCGCTGTAACTAAGCAGGCAGATCTTCAGGAAGATTCAACTCTTATCCTTCAGCTTTATGAGAGCTGGAAGCGTGGCAATAAGGTGGTGCTTGCAGTCAGAGAGTCTCGTGATGAGAATGCTGTTAAGAAGTTCTTTGCAGGTGTTTACTATTATCTTGTACGTAAGACTATCAATAAAGAGATGCCTCAGGGTGGCTGTGATTGCTACCTTCTTGATCGTCAGGTCATTGATACACTTGAGCATATGAGTGAGAAGAATTCTTCACTTACTCTTCAGGTTATGTGGGCAGGATATCAGTCAGAGAAGATTTATTTCCACAGACTGGACAGGACAGTTGGTAAGTCTAGATGGACGCTTGCCAAGAAGCTTAAGCTTGTAATGGATTCGCTTATAAGCTTTACATACCTTCCTGTTCGTTGCATGAGCTACGTAGGAACAATATTCTTCCTGGCTTCTATCGTGGGTATAATACTTGTTATAAGAGAGAAGCTGACAGTCGGAACTCCGATTGTTGGATATGCTTCTATAATGTGCGTAATTCTTCTTTCTGCAGGACTTATTCTGCTGAATCTAGGTATCCTTGGTGAGTATATCTGGAGGACACTGGAAGAATCCAGAAAGAGACCGCCGTTCCTTATTGATGTGGTCAGAAAATCTAAAGATGATAAAAATGATTAA
- a CDS encoding FdtA/QdtA family cupin domain-containing protein, which translates to MDKKYRVIEFKEYGDERGNLVVAEGDGIDIPFSIKRAFYIYGSDSEVIRGMHANRLTKFVLINVAGSSDVLVDDGTHKEIIKLDKPRMALFLDTMVWKEMYNFSPDSVLMCLASEHYMESEYIRDYDEFLKEVKG; encoded by the coding sequence ATGGATAAGAAATATAGAGTCATTGAATTTAAAGAGTATGGCGATGAAAGAGGAAATCTTGTCGTTGCGGAAGGTGATGGTATAGATATTCCTTTTTCGATCAAAAGGGCTTTTTATATATACGGATCAGATTCTGAAGTTATACGAGGGATGCATGCTAACAGGCTTACTAAGTTCGTTTTGATCAATGTTGCAGGTAGCAGTGATGTTCTTGTTGATGATGGAACGCACAAGGAGATCATCAAGCTTGATAAGCCAAGAATGGCTCTTTTCCTTGATACCATGGTCTGGAAGGAGATGTACAATTTCTCTCCGGATTCTGTTCTTATGTGCCTTGCAAGTGAGCATTATATGGAATCAGAATATATTCGTGATTACGATGAATTTTTAAAAGAGGTTAAGGGGTGA
- a CDS encoding UbiA prenyltransferase family protein yields MKKYIDLLRVKHYIKNVLVFIPLFFGGVIFEKTLFINACLGFIAFSAISSAIYILNDYRDIDKDRLHPKKKNRPLASGLISKKAATLLFLACLSVAVIMSVAVGDYRAFLLLLLYFMLNLLYSMGLKNKPIVDVVILASGFVIRVFYGGVITNVVISKWLYLVVMVGSLYMGLGKRRNELRTQSDTRDVLKHYNESFLDKNMYVCFALVNVFYALWSLEMPNPGMIWTFPFFLVLLMCYSLNVEGNSDGDPVEVIIHDKLLIGIIVSYAVCIFLLLYVFGE; encoded by the coding sequence ATGAAGAAGTATATAGATTTATTAAGGGTGAAGCATTATATAAAAAATGTATTAGTGTTCATTCCTTTGTTTTTTGGTGGCGTGATCTTTGAGAAAACTCTTTTTATTAATGCATGCTTGGGTTTTATTGCTTTTTCAGCAATTTCTTCTGCGATTTATATCCTTAATGACTATAGAGATATAGACAAGGACAGGTTACATCCAAAGAAAAAGAACAGGCCACTTGCAAGTGGGCTTATTAGTAAAAAGGCGGCAACTTTATTATTTCTTGCATGTCTTTCTGTGGCTGTGATCATGTCGGTTGCAGTAGGTGATTACAGAGCTTTTCTGCTGCTTTTGTTATATTTTATGCTGAATCTGTTATACAGTATGGGCTTAAAGAATAAGCCTATAGTTGACGTAGTTATACTTGCTTCAGGCTTTGTTATCAGGGTATTTTATGGCGGAGTGATCACGAATGTTGTGATCTCCAAGTGGCTTTATCTTGTAGTAATGGTCGGAAGCCTTTATATGGGTCTTGGAAAGAGAAGAAATGAATTAAGGACCCAGTCAGATACACGAGATGTATTAAAGCATTACAATGAAAGCTTTTTAGACAAGAACATGTATGTATGCTTTGCTCTTGTAAATGTTTTTTATGCGCTGTGGTCTTTGGAGATGCCTAATCCGGGAATGATCTGGACTTTTCCTTTCTTTCTGGTGCTGCTCATGTGTTATTCACTGAATGTTGAAGGCAATTCAGATGGAGACCCGGTTGAAGTTATAATTCATGATAAACTGCTTATAGGTATAATAGTTTCTTACGCTGTATGTATTTTTCTGCTATTATATGTCTTTGGTGAGTAA